The genomic window AGGCGTGGTGGATAGGGTCTGATCTTTGTGCCAGTTCATCAGATAACAAGCAACAGCAAGTGCTATCAGGATACCAGTCACCCACCACGTAATCTGATCCAGCGGGAAGGATGCCAGCAGCCAGAAGCCAGTGACATAATTCCCCAGCAGGCAGCCAAGCGTGCTCAAAGCGAAAACAAAACCTGCAATGCGGCCGGCATTACCCACATCGGGCAGGAGCAGTTTAATGGTCAGTGGGGTGGCAAAGCTGAAGGTGATGGCACCCGGCAGGCAGAACACAATCGCCAGCACCACAATTCGCACCCCCAGACCCATCGTTTGATCCAGGTTGGTGGCATCCAGCAGACGGTGCAGCCCCACAAACCAGGCGGTACACAGTGCAGCAACCAACAAAATTGCTGCAAGTGTTTTGGTATTTGGCCTGCGGTCGGCGATTCGGCCACCCAGAGCATTCCCAATCGCGATCCCTGTCAGAAATACACCAATGATGCAAGTCCAGGTTTCGATGGAAGAGCCAACGTATGGTGCCAGGTACCGACCAGCTAACAGTTGCATCACCAGTGAGGCAGCATTGGCAACGAACAGCACCGCAAGCAGCGGCAGCGATACAAAAACCGGCACACGTGGTGCATTGAAAGAAGACATGGAAACCCCTACGATGCTGCTGCCCACCAGACCTGACAGTGGGAGTATTTTACAGGAATGTGGTGTATTGGAATCATCAGAAAACAACCAAATTTTGCAGGATCAGTTATATAAACAATAAATTATATATTAAACTCTTTCCCATCCGCCACTTGCCTTTCCCTTGCCCACTTTATTACAATAATTAATTGCTAATTTGACGAAGCGTCCTGGTTGTGCATTTCCTGGAGTACCACACGCGTGGAACAGACGATTGATTTGAAAGCATTCATCCTGGAACGGGAAGATTGCGACGCTGGTACCATCTCTCGGGTGAAAGAAGGCTTGTCCCAAGGTGGCTCCCAGTTTCAAGTATTAAACGAAATTAATGAAACTTTATTCAAACGGTACGAATCCGCACCGGCTACCCAGTCGAAAAAACTGGCGTTGAAACTCGGAATTACCAACTACTTCCTTGGCTATATGAAGGAAGCTGTTCGTTATTTCAAGGAAGTGGATACCCCCTTGGGTCTGTTCTACCTGGGGAAATCGCTGGCAAACTGCCGCAACTACGAAGCGGCAGCAGCTGCATTCGATAACGCAGAAAAGGCGGGCTATTCCGCACCCCAGGTGCTGCTGATGAAAGCCAGCATCCTGCGGTTACAGGGCCAGATTGAAAAGGCAAAAGCAATCCTCGGCAAACTGGGCGAACTGAGTGCATTTTCTGCCGAATTTCACTTTCAGATGGCCTCGATTGCCATTGAAGAGGGACACAAAAAGCAGGCAATTGAATCGCTGGAAAAAGCAGTCCAGATTGATCCTTCTCACTCGCAGGCACTGTTTTTATTAGGATTCTTTAATGATCAGGCAGGTCAGGATGACGAGGCGATTCGTTATTACGAACAGTGCCTGAAATACCCACCTGTGAACAAAGGCGTGCTGTATAACCTGGGGATTCTTTACGAAGACAATCACCAGTACGACCGTGCGGCCAAATGCTTCGAACGGCTTCTGAAAGCAGATTACAACGATGAACGGGCCCGCCTGTTCCTGAAAGATGCTCAGGCTTCGCTCGACCAGACCGCAGTTCCCGAAGACGAAGTCTTTGACAGCCGTTTTCGTCAAGTGCTCGATCTGCCAATCACCGATTTCGAACTTTCGGTGCGTTCCCGCAACTGCCTGAAAAAAATGGGTCTGCGCACGCTGGGCGATTTGACCCGCACCAGCGAAATGAGCCTGCTTTCCAGCAAGAACTTTGGCGAAACATCACTGACCGAAATCCGTGCGGTAATGAACCAAAACAATCTGCGAATTGGTCAGGCGCTGGAACAAGGCACGCAATTCGAGCCCACGCGACCTGCCCCACCAGTGCATCGCCAGCATGCCAGCCTGCCACCAGAACAGCAGGCGATGATGGATCGCCCGGTTTCCGAACTGAACCTGACGGTGCGTGCCCGCAAGTGTATGAACCGGCTGGGGATCTCGACAATCGGCGAATTGCTGTCCCGCACTTCCGATGAACTGCTGGATGCTAAGAACTTCGGTGTCACCTCGCTGAACGAAGTGAAAGAAAAGCTCACTGAAATGGGCTTAAAACTCCGCGGCGACTGATTCAGATTCTGGTAAAACCATCTTCCCGCCTTCGAGACAACAACGTAGTTTGTTGAATCTCTCAGCTTGTGGCGTCTTCATTATTGAAATTCAATCACCTGATATATCAACTATCAGCCCTTTTCGACTTTTTTCCGCCATTTCTCCATTTTGTGGGAAATTCAAAATCAATTTGGGTGCGAGATGGCAATATTAATATGTGTGTGATCTGCTGCACCATCTGCGTGGGGCAGTGCAATTGAAGTCACGGGGCGGAACGGAAGCAGTTAGCCAACGATTGGGATGGGTGGGGCTTCGATTGCTTTCATCAGATCGCCGGGGATGCCGCGTTGAACGCGCAGGGTGCCCACGTCGAAGAGGGCATTCAGCACCGTGGCAAACATGTTAATGGTGGTATAGGGTTTGTCGGCAGGCTTCGCATTGTTGCGATCGGTTTGGCCAATGATCGGGCCACCTTCGATGCCGCCACCCATGAAAGCCAGCGTGCCCAGGCTGGCCCAGTGATCGCGGCCCCCACGATTGTTAATCTTGGGTGTGCGGCCAAAATCACCCGTCACCACAATCAGTACCTTGTCCAGCATGCCGCGTTGCTGCAAGTCTTCCATGAAGCACCCCAGTGCCTGGTCCAGTGGCTTGCCCAGCATGTTGATGCCATCCTTGATGCCCGGGTTATTGCCGTCGGCGTGCATATCCCAGCCCGCACTGTGGATGGTGACATAGCGACTGCCCGCTTCGATCAATCGGCGGGCAATCAGAAATTGATTCCCCAGCACAGAAGGTTCAAAGATCTTCTTGCCACATTTAAAGGAGGAGGTATCGTAGCGTTTTCGCACATCGGCAGGTTCTTTGGTAATATCAAACACCGATTGACTGCCATTGAGCAGCAGTTCAACTGCCTGGCGATCAAACTGATCGGTACCGGAAACCGTACCACTATCCAGGCCCTGTTTCAGATCATCTAACTGTTTCAACAGGGTGCGGCGATCTTCCAGTTGATCCGCATCAAGACGCAGCTTCAGATTATCAATGGCAGGTCCCTTTCCTGCCGGGATGAATGGGGCAAACTGATCCCCAAGCGTGCCCGCACGCGAACCTTTCACTACCCGCGGTATTTCCCGATTGTACTGTGGATCTTTGTGGGGTGCGGTCAGTAACACATTGCTGGGGAATCCCGTTTTGGGATGGTTCGTGCCTCCCAGGCGTGCCGTGGCTGCACCGATGCTGAAGCCCAAAGCTGCCTGCCCGTTAGGATCAGTCCCACCGGTAAGGACATGGCTGATTGCCTGATCGTGATTGCCATTGTTGTGGGCAAACGAACGCACAATCGCAATGTTGTTGATCAGTTTGGCCAGGCGTGGAAACGTTCCACCCAGGTGGGTGCCTGGAATACTGGTCGCCACCGAGCCCGTGACACTGCGGGAAGGTTCCGGGCCGTCCATATTGGGATTGAACGTTTCGATGTGGCTGGCACCGCCCGAAAGAAAAACCATCACCACGCTTTTATCTTTGATGAACGATCCTTCTGCAGCCTGGGACTGCATCCGAAGAAGATCGGCCAGCGTGAGACTGCCTAAACCAAGAAAACCCGCACGGACAAAATTGCGGCGTGAGATGCCAGAGCAATCGGGTGCGGCTCGTTGGTTCAATTCCAGGGTAATCATTGCAACTTCCCCACCTGATTAGTGGTTAAACATCATTTCTTTTGAATTCAG from Zavarzinella sp. includes these protein-coding regions:
- a CDS encoding DUF1501 domain-containing protein, which produces MITLELNQRAAPDCSGISRRNFVRAGFLGLGSLTLADLLRMQSQAAEGSFIKDKSVVMVFLSGGASHIETFNPNMDGPEPSRSVTGSVATSIPGTHLGGTFPRLAKLINNIAIVRSFAHNNGNHDQAISHVLTGGTDPNGQAALGFSIGAATARLGGTNHPKTGFPSNVLLTAPHKDPQYNREIPRVVKGSRAGTLGDQFAPFIPAGKGPAIDNLKLRLDADQLEDRRTLLKQLDDLKQGLDSGTVSGTDQFDRQAVELLLNGSQSVFDITKEPADVRKRYDTSSFKCGKKIFEPSVLGNQFLIARRLIEAGSRYVTIHSAGWDMHADGNNPGIKDGINMLGKPLDQALGCFMEDLQQRGMLDKVLIVVTGDFGRTPKINNRGGRDHWASLGTLAFMGGGIEGGPIIGQTDRNNAKPADKPYTTINMFATVLNALFDVGTLRVQRGIPGDLMKAIEAPPIPIVG
- a CDS encoding DNA-directed RNA polymerase subunit alpha C-terminal domain-containing protein; the protein is MEQTIDLKAFILEREDCDAGTISRVKEGLSQGGSQFQVLNEINETLFKRYESAPATQSKKLALKLGITNYFLGYMKEAVRYFKEVDTPLGLFYLGKSLANCRNYEAAAAAFDNAEKAGYSAPQVLLMKASILRLQGQIEKAKAILGKLGELSAFSAEFHFQMASIAIEEGHKKQAIESLEKAVQIDPSHSQALFLLGFFNDQAGQDDEAIRYYEQCLKYPPVNKGVLYNLGILYEDNHQYDRAAKCFERLLKADYNDERARLFLKDAQASLDQTAVPEDEVFDSRFRQVLDLPITDFELSVRSRNCLKKMGLRTLGDLTRTSEMSLLSSKNFGETSLTEIRAVMNQNNLRIGQALEQGTQFEPTRPAPPVHRQHASLPPEQQAMMDRPVSELNLTVRARKCMNRLGISTIGELLSRTSDELLDAKNFGVTSLNEVKEKLTEMGLKLRGD